Proteins from one Cyanobacteria bacterium GSL.Bin1 genomic window:
- a CDS encoding redoxin domain-containing protein, with amino-acid sequence MLTSTDFRGLFNQCFFNNFFPLPASSPMIIGLKTPNFELPDLTNDQQIKLNDYRDQKPVILAFTRIFTEKQYCPLCYPHIVELNQRYEEFTAQGIELLMLTSTDVAQTKQVVRDLGIKFPLLSNPTCSVFRKYGVGQALGAPLPAQFVLDQEGTLLYKHLFSFLSSNASVDELLSVFSTLEQQPVTAQS; translated from the coding sequence ATGTTAACTTCAACTGATTTTAGAGGCTTATTTAACCAATGCTTTTTTAATAATTTTTTCCCATTGCCTGCAAGTAGCCCAATGATTATTGGGTTAAAGACCCCCAATTTTGAACTTCCTGATCTGACCAACGATCAGCAAATCAAATTAAACGACTATCGCGATCAAAAACCAGTGATCCTCGCTTTTACTCGCATTTTTACCGAAAAACAATATTGTCCCCTTTGTTATCCTCATATTGTTGAATTAAACCAGCGTTATGAAGAATTTACAGCGCAGGGAATTGAGCTTTTAATGTTGACCAGCACGGATGTTGCCCAAACCAAACAAGTTGTGCGAGACTTAGGAATTAAATTTCCGTTACTGAGTAATCCCACTTGTAGTGTCTTCCGTAAATATGGTGTGGGTCAAGCCTTAGGGGCGCCCTTACCTGCTCAATTTGTCTTAGATCAAGAAGGCACTTTGCTCTATAAACATCTTTTTTCTTTCCTATCTTCAAATGCCAGTGTCGATGAGCTATTATCAGTTTTTTCTACTTTAGAACAGCAACCTGTTACAGCTCAAAGTTGA